The Calliphora vicina chromosome 3, idCalVici1.1, whole genome shotgun sequence genome contains a region encoding:
- the LOC135955702 gene encoding uncharacterized protein LOC135955702, producing the protein MLHFLVILILLLTPLNAASKKKTRPLYFLSVKYDMNPKLQNNFEISINADNTSINILFDLREDLDNIWGSTNILIWLKNLKAYKQIITYDVNVCYHLQRGKMEKTNIFNVWMQNILKFSNITKSCPVVKNIYYVSNLKPDKDSIPPFTPAGRCRLLTSMYTNRSGFKEAIGSAEIDIELK; encoded by the exons ATGTTGCATTTTCTAGTAATTTTAATACTTCTTTTGACGCCACTTAATGCAGCTAGTAAAAAG AAAACCCGCCCTTTGTACTTCTTATCGGTGAAATATGATATGAACCCTaaacttcaaaataattttgaaatttccattaATGCTGAcaacacttctataaatatattatttgatCTACGAGAGGATCTCGACAATATATGGGGtagtacaaatattttaatatggcTGAAGAATTTAAAGgcctataaacaaataattacttaTGATGTGAATGTGTGCTATCATCTGCAACGGGGCAAAATGGAGAAAACCAATATATTTAATGTGTGGATGCAGAATATTCTGAAGTTTAGTAATATAACGAAATCGTGTCCGGTTGTAAAG AATATTTACTATGTGTCAAATTTGAAACCCGATAAGGACAGTATTCCACCCTTTACCCCAGCAGGTCGTTGTCGTTTGCTGACCAGTATGTATACCAATCGAAGTGGTTTTAAAGAAGCTATTGGCAGTGCAGAAATTGATATAGAACTgaaataa
- the LOC135955703 gene encoding uncharacterized protein LOC135955703: MSSGNKFALLIILALILISCKGAKQKGPRLVYFLKNELSYNPSYIQDHFIVVASNRITVNITLNLAVDFPADPWAEIMLGVKNRKDNTYRNLFQYDINVCNILGKSSSQLNNFVFSWINNVWKYGDLPRNCPIRKANYSFINLKPEKLNIPNFIPLGRYRAVINTYFRDGFSKDSIANCTMYVDIK; the protein is encoded by the exons ATGAGTTCAGGAAATAAATTCGCATTACTAATAATCCTAGCATTAATCTTAATCTCCTGCAAGGGAGCCAAG CAAAAGGGTCCCCGGCTGGTGTACTTCCTCAAAAATGAGCTCAGTTATAATCCCAGTTATATACAAGATCATTTTATAGTTGTGGCTTCAAATCGCATAACGGTGAATATAACCCTTAATTTGGCTGTGGATTTCCCTGCCGATCCCTGGGCTGAAATAATGTTGGGCGTTAAAAATCGCAAGGATAACACGTATCGCAATCTCTTTCAATATGATATAaatgtttgcaatattttgGGTAAATCGAGCAGCCAGTTGAATAATTTCGTTTTCAGTTGGATCAATAATGTATGGAAATATGGTGATTTACCGAGAAATTGTCCGATTAGAAAG gcCAATTATAGCTTTATAAATTTGAAGCCTGAAAAGTTAAACATACCCAACTTTATACCTTTGGGACGTTATCGTGCTGTTATAAATACCTATTTTCGTGATGGATTTTCAAAGGATTCTATTGCTAATTGTACCATGTATGTggatattaaataa
- the LOC135955704 gene encoding uncharacterized protein LOC135955704 codes for MWLRQEILIILIITITITCCNGAKKAPKVVYYISSKVDFNPQYLQDHHLTIASNRQTANIVLNVAKNFVNDPWAGIVVTFQNLKTNANRVLFRYDINVCSILGKQGSQINNFVSGWVNNFLKFGDLPRSCPVKKGNYSWNNLRADKLSIPNFITNGHYLINIDTYFRYGGSKDSIANLTVLVELK; via the exons ATGTGGTTAAGgcaagaaattttaataattctaaTAATTACTATTACAATAACTTGTTGTAATGGGGCCAAG AAAGCCCCCAAAGTTGTTTACTACATCTCCTCCAAAGTCGATTTTAATCCTCAATATTTGCAAGATCACCATCTAACAATCGCATCCAATCGTCAAACTGCTAATATTGTATTAAATGTTGCTAAGAATTTTGTTAACGATCCGTGGGCTGGCATAGTGGtgacatttcaaaatcttaaaactaaTGCAAATCGTGTTCTGTTTCGGTATGACATCAATGTTTGTAGTATACTCGGCAAACAGGGTTCCCAAATTAACAATTTTGTGTCGGGTtgggtaaacaattttttgaaatttggtgaTTTACCGAGAAGTTGTCCGGTGAAGAAG GGCAATTACTCCTGGAACAATTTGAGAGCCGATAAGCTAAGTATACCCAATTTTATAACGAATGGCCACTATCTTATTAACATAGATACTTATTTTCGCTATGGAGGTTCTAAGGATTCTATAGCTAATTTAACAGTACTTgtagaattgaaataa
- the LOC135955705 gene encoding uncharacterized protein LOC135955705: protein MSLMGIQLTKTCLILLIIYINPAKATREVKFCNLDYRWSPNYFSNFTTYLENNSVYVDINIIKLIDNGFKGHIEFQIRLEGSKHYQTLFSYTLDICNMVISFKNTIFKKWFRSFLKYGNFMQNCPVYSGHYYLNGWKLDPVLIPTYLYAGDYRIKGYGFYGKYKSKEEDFVLAVDLEITVT, encoded by the exons atGTCCCTAATGGGAATACAATTAACAAAAAcatgtttaatattattaataatttacataaatcCTGCTAAAGCG ACACGTGAGGTTAAATTTTGCAACTTAGACTATCGCTGGAGTCCCAATTACTTTTCAAATTTCACCACCTATCTGGAAAATAATTCCGTTTATGTGGACATAAATATCATAAAACTCATAGACAATGGTTTCAAGGGACACATTGAGTTCCAGATACGTTTGGAGGGCTCTAAACACTATCAGACTCTCTTCTCTTATACTTTGGATATCTGCAATATGGTAATTTCCTTTAAGAAtacgatatttaaaaaatggtttCGCAGCTTTTTGAAATATGGTAACTTTATGCAAAATTGTCCAGTGTATAGTGGGCATTATTATTTGAATGGTTGGAAATTGGATCCGGTTTTGATACCTACATATTTGTATGCAGGGGATTATCGTATAAAGGGTTATGGTTTTTATGGTAAATATAAAAGTAAGGAGGAAGATTTTGTTTTGGCTGTAGATTTGGAAATAACTGTTACTTAA
- the LOC135955706 gene encoding uncharacterized protein LOC135955706 — translation MRGDLACPTTTSVEVLKTRRKTHCAHFRHAKTRWNSKYFSNFTFLIQNNSLNANIDVLKPLHAGFKSHIEVQIRLTGSKSYQTLFTYNLDICSVVISFKNTIFKKWFRSLLKAGNFMQNCPIYSGHYYLDGWKLEGDLVPTYLYAGSYRLKSYTFYGKFKGKDEDFMVEIDMDIDLVDE, via the exons ATGCGTGGTGACTTGGCTTGCCCTACaacgacttctgtagaagttctCAAAACGAGGAGGAAG ACCCACTGCGCTCACTTTCGCCACGCCAAAACCCGTTGGAATTCCaagtatttttcaaatttcacctTTCTTATACAAAATAATAGCCTCAACGCCAACATAGATGTTTTGAAGCCTCTTCACGCTGGTTTCAAGTCCCACATAGAAGTGCAAATCCGCCTGACCGGCTCTAAATCCTATCAGACTTTATTCACTTATAATTTGGACATTTGCAGTGTGGTGATTTCTTTTAAGAACACCATCTTTAAGAAATGGTTTCGTAGCCTGTTGAAGGCGggaaattttatgcaaaactgTCCTATTTATAGTGGCCACTATTATTTGGATGGATGGAAATTGGAGGGAGATTTGGTTCCCACTTATTTGTATGCTGGCAGTTATCGTTTGAAGAGTTATACGTTTTATGGTAAATTTAAGGGAAAGGATGAAGATTTTATGGTGGAAATAGATATGGATATTGATTTGGTGGATGAGTGA